A portion of the Ignavibacteriales bacterium genome contains these proteins:
- a CDS encoding DUF4876 domain-containing protein — protein MKQFLFVIIIVLFVYLTGCSENPPSLQDGNSTIKLIALWNDPELDSTQNPIPLINAKVIVTSEYGIQIFYTDNSGSLNLSNLPASTYNISIRMPYSRDPNIILIGSIFSVSIKSGQTFTDTVVASPFSNDELVLNEVYYVGPVNSISYYSDQFIELYNSSSSIKYLDGIMVMRFSGNNELGNKGPGADEGNDADIDGVSYIYKFPGKPGENNYPFFPKTFLTLAVDAVNHKNITANSIDLSHADWEFYNQYATDDIDNPSVPNLINLRSEIKTDFIINLNFDIIVISKGIDSVWQDGINITDIIDGVEFQPSASQAKTLDQRVDRGYVIGPSKYSGKSIQRREPGIDTNNSLLDWDIIQPPTPGYQ, from the coding sequence ATGAAACAGTTTTTATTTGTTATAATAATAGTTCTTTTTGTTTACTTAACCGGTTGTTCAGAAAATCCACCATCACTTCAGGATGGTAATTCAACTATAAAATTAATTGCTCTTTGGAATGATCCTGAGTTGGACTCAACGCAAAATCCAATCCCTTTGATAAATGCGAAAGTTATCGTTACATCTGAGTATGGGATTCAAATATTTTATACTGACAATTCGGGTTCGCTAAATTTAAGTAATTTACCAGCCTCAACATATAATATCTCAATCCGAATGCCTTACTCCAGGGATCCAAATATAATATTGATCGGCTCCATTTTTTCGGTTTCGATTAAATCCGGGCAAACATTTACTGATACAGTTGTCGCAAGTCCATTTTCTAACGATGAATTAGTTTTGAATGAAGTTTATTATGTTGGACCCGTTAATTCCATTTCTTATTACTCAGATCAGTTTATAGAATTGTATAACTCCAGCAGCAGCATAAAATATTTAGATGGAATAATGGTTATGCGATTTTCTGGCAATAACGAATTAGGAAATAAAGGACCGGGAGCGGACGAAGGGAACGACGCAGATATAGACGGAGTATCTTACATTTATAAATTTCCTGGAAAGCCAGGGGAAAATAATTATCCATTCTTTCCAAAGACATTTCTAACATTAGCAGTTGATGCAGTTAATCATAAAAACATTACTGCGAACAGTATAGATTTATCGCATGCGGATTGGGAGTTTTATAATCAATACGCTACAGATGATATTGATAATCCAAGTGTTCCAAACTTAATTAATCTCCGATCCGAAATTAAAACAGATTTTATAATAAATTTGAACTTCGATATAATTGTAATATCAAAGGGAATTGATTCTGTTTGGCAAGATGGAATAAATATTACTGATATTATTGATGGCGTGGAGTTTCAACCAAGTGCATCTCAGGCAAAAACTCTGGATCAAAGGGTAGACAGAGGATATGTAATTGGACCAAGCAAATACAGCGGTAAATCTATTCAGCGTAGAGAACCTGGTATAGATACAAATAATTCTTTGTTGGATTGGGATATTATTCAACCTCCAACACCGGGATATCAATAG
- a CDS encoding carboxypeptidase-like regulatory domain-containing protein, which yields MNFRILLLFFAWFITFLLPMDSFSQFNPLVNSKDFALYPEVETGNIQGYIYDEKGIAIPNANIIILENLRGTTSDEKGRFLIKNIAAGNYNIKISHIAFETLTKNIIITSDQTTEMNIQLKSTSFLIGGIEVIASSELIPTEAASKTYIYGGEIEHYQASSVKDVLDLVPGIQKTDNSNLGKFSQAAIRGDETDKLSSLGTFVMVDGMPISNNANMQFERMQNINTGISNLGGGVDLRTIPADNIESIEVVSGLPSVKYGDLTEGLINIKTKTGIQKQRLKIKNNPDTRELNLGGGFSFQERKLNYNFNFARSERDVRKVGDEYSRLTGQLIFSNPILIDNLSVNHKVGYQIIFDEEEPKGDVYRIKNYNRGFDIGYSTWGKYFLTEDKSNNIEFNGYINLRKENSMMSRLIQSDLRILPNGDTVSSYIGKVETKGNEWLVGANLTYNNYFFTGDFLHRILAGTELRYETNTGKGIVFDTLFSYYGVESGKRPYSYENTPKQILFSLFTEDIITGKFPFDFDLTIGFRYEMYRPTSFNISGIFGNGDLVQSKHGSFFNPRLSLFVPLSEFNQLRINYGTTSKSPALNYLYLPEDVLKWRNPNNNSIVYLRYNRFAPDLKGFKEKQLEISYDQKFREAIGVTLSFYYKERRNEFEEQPIPVFVNTIVNGVEKNYYIDNYAVIKNLGWTISKGIEFILKTKKIEPLNMTFQVVGSYSFLNRSRNGFEFDPSPNILKGQIPNYKPTSGSDTLIGFVFPPKGSWSDRLQFNYLIRYTLPKLGLWVTFRAEQIVFERNQFYSLEPMDFTKLNTSEQLNFNFDREMRRKNSKWLLDINISKSLFTGSEISFYVNNFIDDSAVWQYSSSPTTISEIKRNPPIYYGIEFSMILEDLF from the coding sequence ATGAACTTTAGAATTTTATTACTTTTTTTTGCTTGGTTTATAACTTTTCTCTTACCAATGGATTCTTTCAGTCAATTCAATCCATTAGTAAATTCTAAGGATTTTGCTCTGTATCCTGAAGTAGAAACTGGAAATATTCAAGGATATATTTATGATGAAAAAGGAATTGCAATCCCGAATGCAAATATAATTATTTTGGAAAATTTGCGTGGCACCACTTCTGATGAAAAAGGGCGGTTCTTAATTAAAAATATTGCTGCAGGAAATTATAATATTAAAATTTCTCACATTGCTTTTGAAACACTAACAAAAAATATTATTATCACTTCTGATCAAACAACAGAAATGAATATTCAATTGAAATCAACATCGTTCCTAATTGGTGGAATAGAAGTAATCGCATCGAGTGAATTAATTCCAACCGAAGCTGCATCAAAAACATATATTTATGGTGGAGAAATTGAGCATTATCAGGCTTCAAGTGTAAAAGATGTTTTGGATTTGGTACCTGGAATTCAGAAAACTGATAATTCGAATTTGGGAAAATTTAGTCAAGCGGCAATCCGTGGTGATGAAACAGATAAATTATCTTCACTTGGTACTTTTGTAATGGTTGACGGGATGCCAATTTCTAACAACGCAAACATGCAATTTGAAAGGATGCAAAATATCAATACTGGAATTTCAAACCTCGGTGGTGGTGTGGATCTAAGAACAATTCCCGCTGATAATATTGAATCAATTGAAGTGGTTTCAGGTCTTCCATCTGTAAAATATGGTGATTTGACGGAAGGATTAATAAATATTAAAACAAAAACCGGGATTCAGAAACAACGGTTGAAAATAAAAAATAATCCTGATACACGCGAATTGAATTTGGGTGGTGGATTTTCTTTTCAGGAAAGAAAACTTAATTACAATTTTAACTTTGCCAGAAGTGAACGCGATGTTAGAAAAGTAGGAGATGAGTATTCACGATTAACCGGGCAACTTATATTTTCAAATCCAATTTTAATAGATAATCTTTCTGTTAACCATAAAGTTGGTTATCAAATTATTTTTGATGAAGAAGAACCTAAAGGTGATGTTTACAGAATAAAAAATTATAACCGGGGATTTGATATTGGGTATTCAACTTGGGGAAAATATTTTCTAACCGAGGATAAATCTAATAACATTGAGTTTAATGGTTATATCAACTTGAGGAAAGAAAATTCCATGATGTCCCGGCTTATTCAATCCGATTTAAGAATTTTGCCAAATGGTGATACAGTTTCTTCATATATTGGCAAAGTGGAAACGAAAGGAAATGAATGGCTGGTTGGCGCAAATTTAACATATAACAATTATTTTTTTACCGGAGATTTTCTTCATCGTATTTTAGCTGGAACCGAATTACGATATGAAACAAATACTGGTAAAGGAATCGTCTTTGATACGCTGTTTAGTTACTATGGTGTTGAATCCGGCAAGCGACCATATAGTTATGAAAATACACCAAAACAAATTTTGTTTAGTCTCTTTACGGAAGATATTATTACCGGCAAATTTCCATTTGATTTTGATCTTACCATCGGATTCCGCTATGAAATGTATAGACCAACCTCATTTAATATTAGCGGAATTTTTGGAAATGGAGATTTGGTTCAATCGAAACATGGTTCTTTTTTTAATCCAAGATTAAGTTTGTTTGTTCCCTTATCAGAATTTAATCAATTAAGAATTAATTACGGAACAACTTCAAAATCCCCGGCATTAAATTACTTGTATTTACCAGAGGATGTTCTTAAATGGAGAAATCCAAATAACAATAGCATTGTTTATTTGCGCTATAACCGCTTTGCACCGGATTTAAAGGGATTTAAAGAAAAGCAGCTTGAAATATCGTACGATCAGAAATTCAGGGAAGCAATCGGTGTTACTTTATCTTTTTATTATAAGGAAAGAAGAAATGAATTTGAAGAACAGCCAATACCAGTTTTTGTTAATACTATAGTAAATGGAGTAGAAAAAAATTATTATATAGACAACTATGCAGTAATTAAAAACCTGGGTTGGACGATCTCAAAAGGTATCGAGTTCATACTTAAAACAAAAAAAATTGAACCACTTAATATGACTTTTCAAGTTGTAGGGTCATATTCATTCTTAAACAGATCAAGAAATGGATTCGAGTTTGATCCTTCTCCAAATATATTGAAAGGGCAAATTCCTAATTACAAGCCAACTTCCGGATCAGATACTTTAATCGGATTTGTTTTTCCACCCAAAGGAAGCTGGAGCGATAGACTACAATTTAATTATTTGATACGATACACACTTCCTAAACTGGGTTTATGGGTTACATTTAGAGCGGAGCAAATTGTATTTGAAAGAAATCAATTTTACTCACTTGAGCCAATGGACTTTACTAAATTGAATACAAGCGAGCAATTAAATTTTAATTTTGATAGAGAAATGAGAAGGAAAAATTCTAAATGGTTGCTTGATATTAATATTAGCAAATCTCTTTTTACTGGATCAGAAATTTCTTTTTACGTGAATAATTTTATTGATGACTCAGCTGTTTGGCAGTATTCCAGTTCTCCAACTACTATTTCAGAGATTAAAAGAAATCCACCTATTTATTACGGAATAGAATTCAGTATGATTTTAGAAGACTTATTTTAG
- a CDS encoding MBL fold metallo-hydrolase → MIKFLPLGGAGEIGSSCFYLNINGTGIILDCGMHPRKIGIDALPKLDLIKDKDVDFVFLSHAHHDHIGALPFLVKQHPYIKIFSTPQTRAISEITLHNTVSILEEQSLKDPKLSPYTHDEIDLLIKSINYVEHSNQFTVAGFKGHNKEQIKITFIDAGHILGSSGILIESENERIFYTGDINLSDQAIIKGASLNNQKVDTLILETTYGSTDSSQIPIWWNEAKRFSSSANQILQNGGSILIPVFSLGKMQEILATIWNLMSKGLLIKTDIYSGGIGKKINRIYDYNRYVTRRIDQEFELSEIPQKEIYEADFNMFRKNPSIVLAPSGMVIEGTLSFQLAQDWLKQDKFAIFVVGYMDPDTPGYKIANAQKGDKIQLKDFSTTIKVKCLIDKFRFSAHAKREELLEIVKQTNPSRVILIHGDNEGINWMGYNILLKYPHIKVHYAEVGKTIDF, encoded by the coding sequence ATGATTAAATTTTTACCGCTTGGTGGTGCTGGCGAGATAGGCTCCAGTTGTTTTTATTTAAATATTAACGGAACAGGAATTATCCTGGATTGTGGAATGCATCCTAGAAAAATTGGAATTGATGCACTACCAAAACTGGATTTGATTAAAGATAAAGATGTTGATTTCGTGTTTTTATCGCACGCTCATCACGATCATATTGGTGCTTTACCATTTCTGGTAAAACAGCATCCGTATATAAAAATTTTTTCTACCCCACAAACAAGAGCAATTTCAGAAATTACTTTGCATAATACCGTTTCCATTCTGGAAGAACAATCACTTAAAGATCCAAAATTAAGTCCATACACTCACGATGAAATTGATCTTCTGATAAAGAGCATTAATTACGTTGAACATAGTAATCAATTTACTGTTGCTGGATTTAAGGGACATAACAAAGAACAAATAAAAATTACATTTATAGATGCTGGTCATATCTTAGGTTCCAGTGGTATTCTGATCGAAAGTGAAAATGAAAGAATATTTTATACAGGTGATATTAATCTTTCTGATCAAGCGATAATAAAAGGTGCAAGTTTAAATAACCAAAAAGTTGATACTTTAATTCTGGAAACTACTTATGGTTCAACAGATTCTTCTCAAATTCCAATCTGGTGGAATGAGGCTAAAAGGTTTTCTTCAAGTGCTAACCAGATATTACAGAATGGAGGTTCAATATTAATTCCTGTTTTTTCTCTTGGTAAAATGCAAGAAATTCTTGCAACCATCTGGAACTTGATGTCTAAAGGTCTTCTTATTAAAACTGATATTTATTCCGGGGGAATAGGGAAAAAAATAAATAGAATTTATGATTACAATCGTTATGTTACCCGTAGAATTGATCAGGAATTTGAATTATCGGAAATTCCGCAAAAAGAAATTTATGAAGCCGACTTTAATATGTTCAGAAAAAATCCATCCATTGTTCTTGCACCAAGCGGGATGGTGATTGAAGGTACTCTTTCATTTCAATTAGCACAGGATTGGTTAAAACAGGATAAGTTTGCAATATTTGTAGTTGGTTATATGGATCCCGATACGCCAGGATATAAAATAGCCAATGCACAAAAAGGAGATAAAATTCAATTGAAGGATTTTTCAACTACCATTAAAGTAAAATGTTTAATTGATAAATTTCGCTTTTCTGCACATGCAAAAAGAGAGGAATTATTAGAAATTGTAAAACAAACTAATCCTTCAAGAGTAATTTTGATTCATGGTGATAACGAGGGAATAAATTGGATGGGGTATAATATATTGTTAAAATATCCGCACATCAAAGTTCATTATGCTGAAGTTGGAAAAACTATTGATTTTTAA
- a CDS encoding OsmC family protein — MELVITLPEGKKVDANYNGYIIHTDQPIQVGGDGTAPAPFDLFLASIGTCAGIYVKGFCTSRGIPTKDIKIIQNMNFNPVTRLVDNIHLDIQLPEDFPEKFKDAVINAAELCAVKKHLQTPPKFSIQTSVLNSVL; from the coding sequence ATGGAATTAGTAATTACTCTTCCGGAAGGAAAAAAAGTTGATGCAAATTATAATGGTTACATTATTCACACAGATCAGCCAATACAAGTAGGCGGAGATGGAACTGCACCAGCGCCGTTCGATTTATTCCTGGCATCGATTGGTACGTGTGCTGGAATTTATGTTAAAGGATTTTGCACATCCCGCGGAATACCCACAAAAGACATTAAAATCATTCAGAATATGAACTTTAATCCTGTAACTCGTTTAGTTGATAATATTCACCTTGATATTCAGTTACCGGAAGATTTTCCGGAAAAATTTAAAGACGCTGTTATTAACGCTGCAGAATTATGCGCAGTTAAAAAGCATTTACAAACTCCGCCAAAGTTTAGTATTCAAACAAGCGTATTAAATAGTGTTTTATAA